In Halopseudomonas nanhaiensis, a single window of DNA contains:
- a CDS encoding gamma-carboxygeranoyl-CoA hydratase: MTDFTTVQIEPDARGFATLWLDRPEKNNAFNAEMIRELNRALNAIADDTSLRFLVLRGRGRHFSAGADLAWMRQSASLDYQANLEDAHELADLMYRLYALPIPTLAVVQGAAFGGAVGLVSCCDVAIGADDALFSLSEVRIGLAPAVISPFVVQAIGERAMRRYALTAERFGAERARELGLLCQCCPADELDQHVGQWIDNLLLNSPQAMSATKALLREVGSGVLQPELRRYTEECIARIRVSDEGQEGLNAFLAKRAPAWQGQPS; the protein is encoded by the coding sequence ATGACTGACTTTACTACCGTGCAGATCGAACCTGACGCACGCGGCTTCGCCACCCTGTGGCTGGATCGCCCTGAAAAGAACAATGCGTTCAACGCCGAGATGATCCGCGAACTGAACCGTGCGCTGAATGCCATCGCCGACGACACAAGCCTGCGCTTTCTGGTGTTGCGTGGCCGCGGCCGACACTTCAGCGCCGGCGCCGATCTTGCCTGGATGCGGCAATCAGCCTCACTCGATTACCAGGCAAACCTGGAAGATGCGCATGAGCTGGCGGACCTGATGTACAGACTGTACGCCCTCCCCATCCCTACCCTGGCTGTCGTCCAGGGTGCGGCCTTTGGTGGCGCGGTTGGTCTGGTCAGCTGTTGCGATGTGGCCATAGGCGCAGACGATGCGCTGTTCAGTCTTTCTGAAGTCAGGATCGGGCTGGCGCCGGCGGTGATCAGTCCATTCGTGGTGCAGGCCATTGGCGAGCGTGCCATGCGCCGCTACGCCCTGACCGCCGAACGCTTCGGCGCAGAGCGGGCACGTGAGCTTGGGCTGCTGTGCCAATGCTGTCCTGCAGATGAGCTCGATCAGCACGTCGGGCAGTGGATCGACAATCTGCTGCTGAACAGCCCGCAGGCGATGTCGGCGACCAAGGCACTGCTGCGCGAAGTGGGCAGCGGCGTGCTCCAACCGGAATTACGCCGGTATACCGAAGAGTGCATCGCCCGCATCCGCGTCAGCGACGAAGGTCAGGAAGGTCTCAACGCCTTCCTCGCAAAACGCGCTCCGGCGTGGCAAGGGCAACCTTCATGA
- a CDS encoding MerR family transcriptional regulator, which translates to MTGRTYSISELSRELDVTTRTIRFYEEQGMLTPTRRGQERIYTSRDRGTLKLILRGKRIGFSLAECKELIALYDPHGDNHHQLNIMLGKIAERRLQLEQQLLDIQHMQMELDAAEERCRAALAGIMED; encoded by the coding sequence ATGACTGGCAGGACCTACAGCATTTCCGAATTGTCACGGGAGCTGGATGTGACCACCCGCACGATCCGGTTCTACGAAGAGCAGGGCATGCTGACCCCGACCCGGCGGGGCCAGGAGCGCATTTACACATCCAGGGACCGTGGCACCCTGAAACTGATTCTGCGTGGCAAGCGTATCGGCTTCTCGCTGGCCGAATGCAAGGAGCTGATCGCGCTTTACGATCCCCATGGCGACAACCATCATCAGTTGAACATCATGTTGGGCAAGATCGCCGAGCGCCGACTGCAGTTGGAGCAGCAATTGCTGGATATTCAGCACATGCAGATGGAGCTGGATGCGGCAGAAGAGCGCTGCCGCGCGGCGCTGGCCGGGATCATGGAGGACTGA
- a CDS encoding zinc-dependent alcohol dehydrogenase family protein has product MKVMTVGSPRAIEAITLAERLDPGEPGAGEIRVAMHGSSLNFHDLAVVDGYIPSEDGRIPLADGAGTVESVGAGVTEFVVGDMVVSCFFPDWQDGEPVAGGFRRVPGDGIDGFAREAVVLPATAFTHAPRGYDAVEAACITTAGLTAWRALVVDGQLKAGDTVLLLGTGGVSTWALQIAKLMGATVAITSSSDEKLKRAKGLGADFTVNYRQEENWGKAVLNWTAGQGVDHVVEVGGPGTLAQSIKAVRFGGHISLIGVLTGTMGEVPTAALMSKQVRLQGITVGNRRQQQDFVRALNSSGIRPVIDSCFPLEQLADAFKHEASGSHFGKIGVQW; this is encoded by the coding sequence ATGAAAGTCATGACCGTCGGTTCCCCTCGAGCCATCGAAGCGATCACCTTGGCTGAGCGGCTCGATCCGGGCGAGCCCGGCGCAGGGGAGATCCGTGTGGCAATGCATGGCAGCTCGCTCAATTTTCATGATCTAGCGGTCGTTGATGGCTACATCCCGAGCGAGGACGGGCGAATTCCATTGGCGGACGGTGCGGGAACCGTGGAAAGCGTCGGCGCGGGAGTCACCGAGTTCGTCGTTGGCGATATGGTCGTTTCCTGCTTCTTTCCTGATTGGCAGGATGGAGAGCCGGTGGCTGGCGGGTTTCGGCGCGTGCCTGGAGACGGTATCGACGGTTTCGCTCGGGAAGCGGTGGTGTTGCCTGCTACTGCCTTCACCCATGCGCCGCGAGGCTATGACGCGGTTGAAGCGGCGTGCATTACCACGGCAGGGCTAACGGCGTGGCGTGCGCTAGTGGTCGATGGTCAGCTCAAGGCCGGCGATACGGTTCTATTGCTCGGCACCGGCGGTGTGTCGACCTGGGCGCTTCAAATAGCCAAGCTCATGGGCGCAACCGTGGCGATCACGTCGTCATCAGATGAAAAGCTCAAGCGGGCGAAGGGCCTCGGCGCGGATTTTACCGTCAATTACCGTCAGGAAGAGAATTGGGGTAAGGCCGTGCTGAACTGGACCGCTGGGCAGGGTGTGGATCACGTAGTCGAAGTTGGCGGGCCGGGCACCCTTGCGCAGTCGATCAAGGCCGTACGTTTTGGCGGGCATATTTCTCTGATCGGCGTGTTGACCGGAACAATGGGTGAGGTGCCGACGGCTGCGTTGATGAGCAAGCAGGTGCGGTTGCAAGGCATCACGGTTGGCAACCGGCGCCAGCAACAGGACTTTGTCCGGGCATTGAACAGCAGCGGCATACGCCCAGTGATCGACAGCTGCTTTCCGCTGGAGCAGCTTGCCGATGCCTTCAAGCACGAAGCGAGCGGTAGTCACTTCGGCAAGATCGGCGTGCAATGGTAA
- a CDS encoding carboxyl transferase domain-containing protein, translating to MAILNTHINTRSPEFAANSACMRDQVDALRTLLASIHEGGGTRAQERHRSRGKLLPRERINSLLDAGSAFLEINQLAAHGVYDEDVPAAGVIAGIGRVEGVECMIVANDATVKGGSYYPLTVKKHLRAQAIAQQNRLPCIYLVDSGGANLPRQDEVFPDRDHFGRIFFNQANMSAMGIPQIAVVMGSCTAGGAYVPAMSDETIMVRNQATIFLAGPPLVKAATGEEVSAEDLGGADLHCRTSGVADHYADNDEHALAITRRCIANLNWRKQGVINTRAPIPPAHAPEELYGIIPAQAKQPFEVREVIARIVDGSEFDEFKALFGTTLVCGFAHLHGYPVAILANNGVLFAEAAQKGAHFIELACQRGIPLVFLQNITGFMVGQKYEAGGIAKHGAKLVTAVACAQVPKFTVIIGGSFGAGNYGMCGRAYDPRFLWMWPNARIGVMGAEQAAGVLVQVKREQSERAGEPFGSEEEARIKQPILAQYELQGHPYYSSARLWDDGVIDPAQTRDVLGLAISASLNAPIEQTRFGVFRM from the coding sequence ATGGCCATCCTGAACACACACATCAACACCCGCTCGCCCGAGTTCGCTGCCAATAGCGCCTGCATGCGCGACCAGGTCGACGCGCTTCGCACGCTGCTTGCAAGCATCCACGAAGGCGGCGGCACCAGGGCGCAGGAACGCCACAGATCGCGCGGCAAATTGTTGCCCCGCGAACGCATCAACAGCCTGCTCGATGCCGGTTCCGCCTTTCTCGAGATCAACCAGCTCGCAGCGCATGGTGTATACGATGAGGACGTGCCGGCTGCTGGCGTGATAGCCGGTATCGGTCGCGTGGAAGGCGTCGAATGCATGATCGTGGCCAACGATGCCACGGTAAAAGGCGGGAGCTACTATCCGCTTACCGTCAAAAAACACCTTCGCGCCCAGGCGATAGCACAACAGAACCGCCTACCGTGCATCTATCTGGTCGACTCGGGGGGCGCAAACCTGCCCAGGCAGGACGAAGTCTTCCCGGATCGAGACCATTTCGGTCGTATCTTCTTCAACCAGGCCAACATGAGTGCGATGGGTATACCCCAGATTGCTGTCGTCATGGGCTCGTGCACTGCCGGCGGCGCCTACGTACCGGCCATGAGCGATGAAACGATCATGGTGCGTAATCAGGCGACCATCTTTCTCGCTGGTCCGCCGCTGGTAAAGGCCGCTACCGGCGAGGAAGTCAGCGCCGAAGACCTTGGCGGCGCCGATCTCCATTGCAGGACCAGTGGCGTGGCGGATCATTACGCTGACAACGACGAGCACGCCCTGGCGATCACCCGGCGCTGCATCGCCAACCTCAACTGGCGCAAGCAGGGCGTAATCAACACCCGCGCTCCGATCCCGCCGGCGCATGCACCTGAAGAGCTCTACGGCATCATCCCGGCACAAGCCAAGCAGCCTTTTGAGGTGCGCGAGGTAATTGCTCGCATCGTCGACGGGAGTGAGTTCGATGAGTTCAAGGCGCTGTTCGGCACGACCCTGGTCTGCGGCTTCGCCCATCTGCATGGCTACCCCGTGGCGATCCTGGCCAACAACGGCGTGCTGTTCGCCGAGGCGGCGCAGAAAGGCGCACATTTCATTGAGCTGGCCTGCCAGCGGGGCATTCCCCTGGTGTTCCTGCAGAACATCACCGGGTTCATGGTCGGACAGAAATACGAGGCAGGCGGCATTGCCAAACACGGTGCCAAGCTGGTAACTGCCGTGGCCTGCGCACAGGTACCCAAGTTCACGGTGATCATTGGTGGCAGTTTTGGAGCCGGCAACTACGGCATGTGCGGTCGCGCCTACGACCCACGGTTTCTATGGATGTGGCCGAATGCGCGCATCGGCGTAATGGGCGCCGAACAGGCGGCCGGCGTGCTCGTGCAGGTCAAGCGCGAGCAGAGCGAGCGGGCTGGAGAACCCTTCGGCAGCGAGGAAGAAGCACGCATCAAACAACCGATCCTCGCGCAATACGAATTGCAGGGGCACCCGTACTATTCCAGCGCCCGACTCTGGGATGACGGCGTCATCGATCCCGCGCAGACACGTGATGTACTCGGCCTGGCCATTTCTGCTTCGCTCAACGCGCCGATCGAACAGACCCGGTTCGGCGTATTTCGCATGTAA
- a CDS encoding isovaleryl-CoA dehydrogenase, translating to MTYPSLNFALGETIDMLREQVRHFVATELAPRAADIDSSNHFPADMWRRFGDLGLLGITVEEEYGGSGLGYLAHVVAMEEISRGSASVALSYGAHSNLCVNQIKRNGSAEQKSRYLPKLVSGEHVGALAMSEPSAGSDVVSMKLRADKRGDHYVLNGSKTWITNGPDADTYVIYAKTAPDKGPQGISAFIVERDWKGFSRSEKFDKLGMRGSNTCELFFDDVEVPEENVLGTENGGVRVLMSGLDYERVVLSGGPVGIMQAAMDVIVPYIHDRKQFGQSIGEFQLIQGKVADMYTQLNASRAYLYAVAQACDRGETTRKDAAGVILYTAERATQIALDAIQILGGNGYINDYPTGRLLRDAKLYEIGAGTSEIRRMLIGRELFNETR from the coding sequence ATGACATACCCCAGCTTGAATTTCGCCCTCGGCGAAACCATCGACATGCTGCGCGAACAGGTACGGCACTTCGTTGCCACCGAACTGGCACCGCGGGCTGCGGACATCGACAGCAGCAATCACTTTCCTGCAGACATGTGGCGCCGGTTCGGCGACCTGGGCTTGCTCGGCATCACCGTGGAAGAAGAATACGGCGGCTCGGGCCTCGGCTATCTCGCGCATGTCGTTGCCATGGAGGAAATCAGCCGCGGCTCCGCATCGGTGGCGCTGTCCTATGGCGCGCATTCCAACCTGTGCGTCAACCAGATCAAACGCAACGGCAGCGCCGAACAGAAATCCCGGTACCTGCCCAAGCTCGTCTCCGGTGAACACGTCGGCGCCTTGGCGATGAGCGAGCCCAGCGCCGGATCGGACGTGGTGTCGATGAAGCTGCGTGCCGACAAGCGCGGCGACCATTATGTACTCAACGGCAGCAAGACCTGGATAACCAACGGGCCCGACGCCGATACCTATGTGATCTACGCCAAAACAGCTCCCGACAAGGGGCCCCAGGGAATCAGCGCCTTCATCGTGGAGCGGGACTGGAAGGGTTTTTCACGGAGCGAAAAGTTCGACAAGCTCGGTATGCGCGGATCCAACACCTGCGAGCTGTTTTTCGATGATGTGGAAGTGCCCGAGGAAAACGTGCTGGGCACGGAGAATGGCGGTGTGCGGGTACTGATGAGCGGCCTGGATTACGAGCGCGTGGTGCTATCCGGCGGCCCGGTGGGCATCATGCAGGCGGCCATGGATGTCATCGTGCCGTACATTCACGATCGCAAGCAGTTCGGTCAGAGCATCGGCGAATTTCAGCTTATCCAGGGCAAGGTCGCTGACATGTATACGCAGCTCAACGCCAGCCGAGCCTACCTGTACGCTGTGGCTCAGGCCTGCGACCGCGGCGAAACCACGCGCAAGGATGCCGCCGGGGTCATTCTCTATACGGCCGAACGGGCGACCCAGATAGCGCTGGACGCCATCCAGATTCTCGGCGGCAATGGCTACATCAACGACTACCCCACCGGTCGCCTGCTGCGCGATGCCAAGCTGTATGAGATTGGCGCCGGCACCAGCGAGATCCGCCGCATGCTCATCGGGCGGGAACTGTTCAACGAAACCAGGTGA